A window of Corallococcus macrosporus DSM 14697 contains these coding sequences:
- a CDS encoding MXAN_6577-like cysteine-rich protein, which produces MTRPRPLSPEPFLPPLLLAAVAALLLTGCPEEGAVCTPGLAVCGEACVDLRGDAANCGACGNACGDGQTCQDGACGCRPGTESCGGACVATASDAAHCGACGNACAAGLVCETGVCREACSEGRQRCGDSCVDVLVDEGNCGACGNLCPDVQECHQGRCGYDLVAACYTNGQLVGIQAETNLLGPRRQFGSGVQALASWDGFVLAADATSSKLLQAAGGALGTVVEEDSLGGVAGSPNDILVDPPYVYVVDSVNNTLQVLKREGPAHGGGLGLRSVTQVNLGANTSPQAIAKWGTTLYVPLFGTGGSMFQFGNAVARVDISNPEQPRKVDTISLTGLDLKPFDGGTVLPLPYSAVASASGVYVALTNLNPYDGYKPNGPGMLAKIDPVSGAVSAIDLGAADCLNAGYVEAVGNQLVVACLGEAEYDEANGHSASAVRGSGLVLVKDDAPVAAYVLSAGCEPGAPGCRLSVASRFAVAEGAVYLADTNAGRVFVVAVEDGRLVERRGSSSPEAQGPALEACPVDSRRPVSNAIDVTALH; this is translated from the coding sequence ATGACTCGCCCGCGTCCCCTGTCCCCTGAGCCCTTCCTTCCGCCCCTGCTGCTGGCGGCCGTGGCGGCGCTGCTGCTCACCGGGTGCCCGGAGGAGGGCGCGGTGTGCACCCCCGGCCTGGCCGTCTGCGGCGAGGCGTGTGTGGACCTGCGTGGGGACGCCGCGAACTGCGGCGCCTGTGGCAACGCCTGCGGTGACGGGCAGACCTGTCAGGACGGCGCTTGTGGATGCCGCCCGGGGACGGAGTCCTGCGGCGGCGCGTGTGTGGCCACGGCGAGTGACGCGGCCCACTGCGGCGCCTGTGGAAACGCGTGCGCCGCCGGGCTCGTGTGTGAGACCGGCGTCTGCCGCGAGGCGTGCTCGGAGGGGCGCCAGCGGTGCGGGGACTCGTGCGTGGACGTGCTCGTGGACGAGGGCAACTGCGGCGCCTGCGGGAACCTCTGCCCGGACGTGCAGGAGTGCCACCAGGGCCGGTGTGGCTACGACCTGGTCGCGGCCTGCTACACCAACGGGCAGCTCGTGGGCATCCAGGCGGAGACGAACCTGCTGGGGCCCCGGCGTCAGTTCGGCTCGGGCGTGCAGGCGCTCGCGTCCTGGGACGGCTTCGTGCTCGCCGCGGACGCCACGTCCTCCAAGCTGCTCCAGGCGGCCGGTGGCGCGCTGGGGACGGTGGTGGAGGAGGACTCGCTGGGCGGGGTGGCGGGCTCACCCAACGACATCCTGGTGGACCCGCCTTATGTCTACGTCGTGGACTCGGTGAACAACACCCTGCAGGTGCTCAAGCGGGAGGGGCCCGCCCATGGCGGAGGGCTGGGCCTGCGCTCCGTGACGCAGGTGAACCTGGGGGCCAACACCAGCCCGCAGGCAATCGCGAAGTGGGGCACCACGCTGTACGTCCCCTTGTTCGGCACGGGCGGCTCCATGTTCCAGTTCGGCAATGCCGTCGCCCGCGTGGACATCTCCAACCCCGAGCAGCCGCGCAAGGTGGACACGATTTCGCTCACCGGGCTGGACTTGAAGCCCTTCGACGGCGGCACGGTGCTGCCGCTGCCGTACTCCGCCGTGGCGAGCGCGTCAGGCGTGTACGTGGCCCTCACCAACCTGAACCCGTACGACGGCTACAAGCCGAACGGCCCGGGCATGCTCGCGAAAATCGACCCGGTGAGCGGCGCCGTGAGCGCCATCGACCTGGGCGCCGCGGACTGCCTCAACGCGGGGTACGTGGAGGCCGTGGGGAACCAGCTCGTGGTGGCCTGCCTGGGCGAGGCCGAGTACGACGAAGCCAACGGACACAGCGCCAGCGCGGTGCGCGGCTCCGGGCTGGTGCTGGTGAAGGACGACGCGCCCGTGGCGGCCTACGTGCTCTCGGCGGGCTGTGAGCCGGGCGCGCCGGGGTGCCGCCTCTCCGTGGCCAGCCGCTTCGCGGTGGCGGAGGGCGCGGTGTACCTGGCGGACACGAACGCGGGCCGGGTGTTCGTGGTGGCGGTGGA
- a CDS encoding TonB-dependent receptor plug domain-containing protein: protein MRWTFLAGPVVCLALSLPRPVWARPSEAAAPSGAVRDVSAASTAEDARSRDGDAAALEAASPRGDGIAAEPGATRTTEAAPPPDADSAPGPGATRTTEAAPPPDAEAASSPARTTVVRGRTPPPPESPERRDPTGAITVINARERAGEARDTAELLVGSVGLAVQDSGGYGQSKSLVVRGASSNGVLVFLDGIPLNGAGGLSDLSLIPSALVERFEVLRGGAGARYGSGGLGGAINIITRAPGPDFRTSGEVTYGSWNTALGHVAATGPLLGGQALLLVHAGRSDGDFAYDVDDLPAVDGNPQVSERRARNDARGGGALLRYRTRLDGGSRLDALAELSLEDRAIPGTVQNPQSTGDQALGRLALGLRWSGMLDGLGQGSARGFFRRDGLEVTGLIPGAGGAQRHSVGGVELEGRGPLGEHQSLTVTVATSGERVTQARDAQSAAWWRASVMAMDEVRLFDGRLDVVPSMRLERVGPYWLLSPKLGASVELGRGFGLRANAGQSHRAPSFLELYIRQGTLLPNPGLKPERALYADAAVMWRSDTEDSEAAAPRWAFTLGGFAALYENLIAYELYPPLMARPYNFDTARVWGVELEGEARPFSWLLASTGYTYLRTENRYGDPRFFGEDLPYRPRHKWVGRVRAGPDWLNARAEVLYQSAQRINRTGSLDLPSRTLVSAGASSTVLRGPDVTLSVELKNLLDVRTFDFTGFPLPGRAVYVTLAVALEPGASPSSSTREPHDSPASPVP, encoded by the coding sequence GCGACCTTCCGAGGCGGCGGCTCCGAGCGGGGCCGTGAGGGACGTGTCCGCTGCTTCGACGGCCGAGGACGCTCGCTCGCGGGATGGGGATGCCGCTGCGCTTGAGGCCGCGTCTCCGCGCGGTGACGGCATCGCAGCCGAGCCCGGCGCCACGCGCACCACCGAAGCCGCGCCTCCGCCCGACGCTGACTCTGCACCCGGGCCAGGTGCCACGCGCACCACCGAAGCCGCGCCTCCGCCCGACGCTGAAGCGGCTTCTTCCCCCGCGCGCACCACGGTGGTTCGCGGCAGGACGCCGCCTCCGCCCGAATCCCCGGAGCGGAGGGACCCGACAGGCGCCATCACCGTCATCAATGCGCGGGAGCGGGCGGGCGAGGCGCGCGACACCGCGGAGCTGCTCGTGGGCTCGGTGGGGCTCGCGGTGCAGGACTCCGGAGGCTACGGCCAGAGCAAGAGCCTGGTGGTGCGCGGCGCGTCGTCCAACGGCGTGCTCGTGTTCCTGGATGGCATCCCGCTCAACGGCGCGGGCGGCCTGTCGGACCTGTCGCTCATCCCCTCCGCGCTGGTGGAGCGCTTCGAGGTGCTGCGAGGCGGCGCGGGCGCGCGCTATGGCTCGGGCGGGCTGGGCGGCGCCATCAACATCATCACCCGCGCGCCGGGGCCGGACTTCCGCACCAGCGGCGAGGTGACCTACGGGAGCTGGAACACGGCCTTGGGCCACGTGGCCGCCACGGGCCCGCTGCTGGGCGGACAGGCGCTGCTGCTCGTGCACGCGGGCCGTTCGGACGGCGACTTCGCCTACGACGTGGACGACCTCCCCGCCGTGGACGGCAATCCCCAGGTCTCCGAGCGGCGTGCGCGCAACGACGCGCGGGGCGGCGGCGCGCTCTTGCGCTACCGGACCCGGCTGGATGGCGGCTCGCGGCTGGATGCGCTCGCGGAGCTCTCCTTGGAGGACCGCGCGATTCCCGGCACCGTGCAGAACCCCCAGTCTACCGGAGACCAGGCGCTGGGGCGGCTGGCACTGGGCCTGCGCTGGTCGGGCATGCTCGACGGGCTGGGGCAGGGCAGCGCGCGAGGCTTCTTCCGGCGTGACGGGCTGGAGGTGACGGGCCTCATTCCGGGCGCGGGCGGCGCGCAGCGGCACTCAGTGGGCGGCGTGGAGCTGGAGGGCCGAGGGCCGCTGGGCGAGCACCAGTCGCTCACCGTCACCGTGGCGACGTCCGGGGAGCGCGTCACGCAGGCGCGGGACGCGCAGTCCGCCGCGTGGTGGCGCGCCAGCGTCATGGCCATGGACGAGGTGCGGCTCTTCGACGGCCGGCTGGACGTGGTGCCTTCGATGCGGCTGGAGCGGGTGGGGCCGTACTGGTTGCTGTCGCCGAAGCTGGGGGCCTCCGTCGAGCTGGGACGCGGCTTCGGGCTGCGCGCCAACGCCGGGCAGTCCCACCGCGCGCCGTCCTTCCTGGAGCTGTACATCCGCCAGGGCACGCTGCTGCCCAACCCGGGGCTGAAGCCCGAGCGCGCCCTGTACGCGGACGCGGCGGTGATGTGGCGCTCCGACACGGAAGACAGCGAGGCCGCCGCGCCGCGCTGGGCCTTCACGCTGGGCGGCTTCGCGGCGCTGTACGAAAACCTCATCGCCTATGAGCTGTACCCGCCGCTGATGGCGCGCCCGTACAACTTCGACACCGCGCGTGTGTGGGGTGTGGAGCTGGAGGGCGAGGCGCGGCCCTTCTCCTGGCTGCTGGCCAGCACCGGCTACACGTACCTGCGCACGGAGAACCGGTACGGCGACCCGCGCTTCTTCGGCGAGGACCTGCCGTACCGGCCCAGGCACAAGTGGGTGGGGCGGGTGCGCGCGGGGCCGGACTGGCTCAACGCGCGCGCCGAGGTGCTCTACCAGTCCGCGCAGCGCATCAACCGCACCGGCTCGCTGGACCTGCCGTCGCGCACGCTGGTGAGCGCGGGCGCGTCCAGCACCGTGCTGCGCGGTCCGGACGTCACGCTGTCCGTCGAGCTGAAGAACCTCCTCGACGTCCGGACCTTCGACTTCACGGGCTTCCCGCTGCCGGGGCGCGCCGTCTACGTGACGCTCGCGGTGGCGCTCGAGCCTGGCGCGTCACCGTCTTCTTCCACTCGGGAGCCCCATGACTCGCCCGCGTCCCCTGTCCCCTGA